One genomic region from Proteus vulgaris encodes:
- a CDS encoding alpha-xenorhabdolysin family binary toxin subunit A, with translation MDTTIFEQVDKFIEAPDVPKVALGLILGIDIENGRLPGIVTSPDLIKIKTYINKALLLPYKLDDVIDFIGYNQISIQQLSPENILSLFIKMREHALEWNKIEYSIKQQAIDLEIIGREITSTGENIISFINQMPLLTKISTTMHDLSEQELINIKYTSQDKQVSIQLIHILESMKEDIEIEREKTLKLKESLSTFRSKIMGGKDSQNIAHHSIYHEIINKKRLINEFYNKNNVLLSDERDLLIEDISILREEYKNYVALAFTGLAAGIIGVIITGGIFGAKAENIRKKRNQLIDKVKKLNKEIDIYTNLSLHLNSLYIELEEIEQLIEDTNMALEHIEYVWQAILTEIEASINNFNKINNALELIKFSIYLEKIISPWYMVIGYSKEILFSFDSALSSFYSSN, from the coding sequence ATGGATACAACCATCTTTGAACAAGTAGATAAATTTATCGAAGCGCCCGATGTTCCTAAAGTTGCACTCGGTTTAATATTAGGAATAGATATCGAAAATGGTCGATTACCGGGTATTGTGACTTCTCCTGATTTAATTAAGATAAAAACTTATATTAATAAAGCACTTTTACTTCCTTACAAATTAGATGATGTAATAGATTTTATTGGTTACAACCAAATAAGCATACAACAACTTTCACCCGAAAATATTTTATCTCTTTTTATCAAAATGCGAGAGCATGCACTCGAATGGAATAAGATAGAATATTCAATAAAACAGCAAGCCATTGATTTGGAAATTATTGGTAGAGAAATTACTTCTACAGGTGAAAATATTATTTCCTTTATTAATCAAATGCCGTTACTTACTAAAATATCAACAACCATGCATGATCTTTCTGAGCAAGAGTTAATCAACATCAAATATACTTCTCAAGATAAACAAGTTTCTATTCAACTTATTCATATATTGGAAAGTATGAAAGAAGATATTGAAATTGAGCGAGAAAAAACACTTAAACTCAAAGAGAGTTTATCCACATTCAGAAGTAAAATCATGGGAGGAAAAGATAGTCAAAATATTGCTCATCACTCTATCTATCACGAAATTATTAATAAAAAAAGACTCATAAATGAATTTTATAATAAAAATAATGTGTTATTAAGTGACGAACGTGATTTACTGATTGAAGATATATCAATACTCAGAGAAGAATATAAAAATTATGTTGCGCTTGCTTTTACAGGACTTGCTGCAGGCATTATCGGCGTTATTATTACAGGTGGAATTTTTGGTGCGAAAGCTGAAAATATTCGTAAAAAAAGAAATCAATTGATCGATAAAGTAAAAAAACTTAATAAAGAGATAGATATTTATACCAATCTATCACTACATTTAAATTCACTTTATATTGAGCTGGAAGAAATAGAACAGCTTATTGAAGATACAAATATGGCACTAGAGCATATTGAGTATGTTTGGCAAGCCATATTAACAGAGATAGAAGCATCAATTAATAATTTCAATAAAATAAACAATGCATTAGAGCTTATTAAATTTAGTATTTATTTAGAAAAAATCATCTCACCTTGGTATATGGTCATTGGTTATTCAAAAGAGATCTTATTCTCTTTCGATAGTGCTCTCTCTTCTTTTTACTCCTCAAATTAA
- a CDS encoding alpha-xenorhabdolysin family binary toxin subunit B: MNNNETLIISEISFEHNKLFHAYRNILHLSNNKCYMNNDFDNELTLFLEKNNKNIESIIYFSLVLKSRLRQKLLNDIFKTINEIDEEIKKETLDVELKLKLEVEKKEIIDIYLNEINETSTLISEHNLFLSTEIKQLKKQFITHKVTPFIIDKKNLINELTKSISTLEIDSEKTKQDLNIIRESEDILNKRHFFDLFKGSIPSKSEIEGLNIEPKEKNLLSSLIEILNNLFSTLSHGFSYTKIVETRHQLTANYLEQIKQLNQLRNKKQNALFVLKHYYKLIDIDYYLRVFIEQLEQLNKYWNNINLQFYELKNNILLTEDIIIPLFLFLDDFSLYYDTSEKLNSNTP; encoded by the coding sequence ATGAATAATAATGAAACTCTCATCATTTCAGAAATATCTTTTGAACATAATAAACTCTTTCATGCATATAGAAACATTCTTCATTTAAGTAATAATAAATGTTATATGAATAATGATTTTGACAATGAGCTAACCTTATTTTTAGAGAAAAATAATAAAAATATTGAGAGTATTATTTATTTTTCTCTAGTATTAAAAAGTCGATTAAGACAAAAATTACTCAATGATATATTTAAAACCATTAATGAAATTGATGAAGAGATAAAAAAAGAAACTCTTGATGTAGAGTTAAAATTAAAACTGGAAGTAGAAAAAAAAGAGATCATAGATATATATCTAAACGAGATAAACGAAACAAGCACTCTAATTAGTGAACATAATTTATTTCTATCAACTGAAATAAAGCAACTTAAAAAGCAGTTTATCACTCATAAGGTCACTCCCTTTATTATTGATAAAAAGAATTTAATTAATGAATTAACAAAAAGCATTTCAACTTTAGAGATAGATTCAGAAAAAACAAAACAAGACCTGAATATTATTCGAGAGAGTGAAGATATCTTAAATAAAAGACATTTTTTCGATCTTTTCAAAGGTTCTATTCCGTCAAAATCAGAAATTGAAGGACTTAACATTGAACCTAAAGAGAAAAACCTGCTATCTTCATTGATAGAAATACTTAATAATTTATTTTCAACTTTAAGTCATGGTTTTTCTTATACTAAAATCGTTGAAACGCGTCACCAGTTAACGGCAAATTACCTAGAACAAATTAAACAACTCAACCAATTAAGAAACAAAAAACAAAATGCCCTATTTGTTCTAAAACATTACTATAAACTAATTGATATCGACTATTACCTAAGAGTGTTTATTGAACAACTAGAACAATTAAATAAATATTGGAATAATATTAATTTACAGTTTTACGAGTTAAAAAATAATATTTTATTAACAGAAGATATTATTATTCCTCTATTTTTATTCTTAGATGATTTTTCTTTATATTACGATACGTCAGAAAAGCTAAACAGCAATACACCCTAA